GTGCACTCATCAGTAGACGAGTGCCCCGCACTGATGTTTCAGCGGTAGCTGCTCGACAGCTGCGACGCGTGCTAGGCCCCAGCTTCGTAGATTGGTGGGGCCCGATGGAAACCATGGAGAAAGATAAGGAATTGGCCATTAACCGCTATAAGTTCCTGCTCACCGATGAGTACATGTCGCATGCTGATGTCGTAAACGGTAAATCGATTTATACCTCCACCTGTGGAGCCTGTCACAAAATGTATGGTGAAGGGGGAGCGATTGGTCCTGACATTACGGGATCCAATCGAGCCGATCTGGATTATATTCTGACGAACATGATCGATCCGAATGGTGAAGTGGCTGAGTCTTATAAACTGGTGACCATTAGTACTCAGGATGGAAGGACCTACGCCGGTAATGTTGTAAATGAAGATGATCAACGCGTGACCTTAGCTATGATCGGGCAGGAAGTGATTATTCCAAAATCCGATATCCTTTCTCGTCAAACGTCACCGCTGTCCATGATGCCGGAAGGCCAACTGAATACGATGGCCGATAGCCAGGTTCGAGACTTGATTGCTTTTCTGAGAACTACTCACCCGATTCAGTAATGAAGCGTTTCTGTGTTACTGTTGTCTTACTGATTTGGATACAAAACCTGGGCTTTTCGGAGCGACCCAATATTCTCTTTTGCATATCGGATGATCAGTCCTGGGCGCACACCGGGGCCAATGGAGATCCGGTAATCAAAACACCGGCATTTGATCGGGTGGCAAATGAAGGTCTTCGATTTACCAATTCGTTTTGCGATGCACCGACCTGTGGTCCTTCTCGCAGTGCGATTTTAACGGGGCAGGCGATCTGGCGTCTGGAAGAAGCAGGTAACATTCACAGCACCTTACCGGCTAAGTTCGCCACCTACACTGAGGAGCTACAAAAGGTCGGTTACAAAACCGGCTTCACGGGTAAGGGCTGGAGTCCAGGTCGTTTAGAGGCCGGTGGCCGTACTGAGAATCCAGCAGGCAAGGAGTATACAGCGCGGACATTGGAGGCGCCTTTTCGGTTCATGCGGAACAACGATTATGCTGCGAATTTCGAAGATTTTCTGGGTGAGGTAGAAGAGGGTGAGGCCTTTTGTTTCTGGCTGGGCACCAGTGAGCCTCATCGTGGCTTTGAGAACGGTGCCGGGATTAAGACCGGTAAGGATCCTTCCAAGGTCAGGGTGCCTGCGATATTTCCGGATAACGATATCGTGCGCAGTGACATCCTCGATTATTTGGTTGAGATTGAACATTTCGACTCGATGGTCGAGCGAGCGATCGCTTCTCTTGAGAGACGCGGGCTTCTGGATAACACCATCGTTGTCGTTACCAGCGATCATGGCATGCCCTTTCCACGAGCTAAAGCCAGTCTTTACGATTGGGGCTCCAAGGTGCCTTTGGCGATTCGTTGGCCAGAAGGAATTGAAGTAAATGGTCGCGTGGTTGATTCCTTTGTGAATTTGAGCGATCTCGCACCGACCTTTCTCGAGGCCGTGGGTGTAGAGGTTCCTGGTATGATGTCTGCAAACAGTTTGATGGATGTATTCGCAAACCGGGAGGTTCACAACCGGGACGCTGCTTACATCGCGATGGAACGCCACGATGGATGTCGAGCAGGGGGTAAAGGTTATCCCTGTCGTGCGGTTCGAACTAAAGACTTTATGTATATTCACAACTTCGAGCCCACTCGTTGGCCGTCGGGTTCGCCGGATGCATCGGTCTGTGCCAGGGCTCTTCCGTATGGTGAAATTGATTCATCACCTACCAAAACATATATGATGGACAATCGGAGCACGCATGGAGTAGCTCACTTGGCTGAGCTTTCTTTTGGAATGCGTCCAGCCGAGGAACTCTACGATTTGAAAAATGATCCGGAGCAACTGGTCAATCTGGCTGGCAACCAGGAATACAATGCAGTTCAAAACGAACTGCGCAGGAAGCTGTTTAATCACCTTTCAGTCACTCAAGATCCTCGTGTCGTGGGCGGGAAAGTGGATTGGGATTACTATCCTTATTATGGAGCAATGAGGAATAAAAACTGGAAAGTAGCGGAGAGACCGGAATGAAAATTCCCAGAGCTTTAAATCTCAATAATGACGGCATCGCGAGGACGCGATTGCCCTACCTTTTAATTGCTAGCCTGGTAGGGCTACTGCGTCCTCGCAGTGCCATATTAAGCTGTTTTATCCTCTTGTCTCTCGCCTCTAGCCTCTCGCCTCTGACGGCTGAAAGCCGCCCCAACATCCTCTTCTGTATCTCCGACGATCAATCCTGGGCTCATATGGGAGCCAATGGTGATCCTATTGTCCAGACTCCTGCTTTCGATCGCGTATCCGATGAAGGATTACGTTTTATAAATTCCTACTGTGATGCTCCGACCTGTGGGCCGTCCAGAAGCGCTATTGTGACAGGGCAACACATTTGGCGTTTGGAAGAAGCGGCCAATATCTGGAGTACGCTTCAAGCCAAGTTCGCGACTTATACAGAGGAGCTGCAGAAGGCAGGTTATAAAGTGGGTTCCACGGGTAAAGCTTGGGCCCCTGGGCGTTTAGAGCCAGGAGGAAGAACCGAAAACCCTGCGGGCAAGCCCTACAACACCAGAACTCTAAAGGCACCCTATGGGGCGATGAGGAACACGGACTACGCCGGAAATTTTGAAGGCTTTTTGTCGGAAGTAGGGCAGAGCCAACCGTTTTGCTTTTGGCTGGGCACCAGCGAACCGCATCGTCCCTATGAAAATGGTGCTGGTATCAAGTCCGGGAAGGATCCTTCCCAGGTAATCGTGCCAGCGATCTTTCCGGACAATGACATCGTCCGCAGTGACATTTTGGACTACTATGTAGAAATTGAGCACTTTGATTCCATGGTTGCGCGCGCTATCGCTACGCTTGATGAACGAGGTCAGTTGGACAACACGATCGTAGTGATCACCAGTGACCACGGCATGCCATTTCCCAGAGGCAAAGCGACCTTGTATGATGACGGATCACGTGTGCCGTTGGCCATCCGGTGGGCAGATGGAATTAAGAACGCTGGGCGAGTGATAGATTCTCCGGTCAACCTCAGTGACTTGGCGCCCACCTTCCTGGAAGCAGCAGGAGTAAACGTTCCGGATATGATGACCGGGCGAAGTATGATGGATCTGTTTGATGATAACCCCACGATCGATCGAGCCGCAGCCTTCATTGCATTTGAACGCCATAGTGGAGCTCGTGCCGGTGGCAAAGGTTACCCCAGTCGTGCGATCCGTACGAAGGATTACATGTATATCTATAATTTCGAACCGGATCGTTGGCCATCCGGCTCTCCCGATCCGGAGATGTGCAACCGTCTGATTCCATTTGGGGAATACGATAATTCCCCAACAAAGACCTTTATGGTGGAAAATCGTTACAAGCATGGCGTTGCACATTTGGCAGAGCTGGCGTTTGGGAAGCATCCGGCGGAAGAGTTCTACATCATCAAGGACGACCCACACCAAATGAACAATCTGGCTGGAAATCTGAAACACCTGGCCACTCAAAACTCTTTGCGACGGCAATTATTTGATTACTTGGAAAAGACAGAAGACCCTCGAGTAGTGGGAGGGACGGTCGATTGGGACTACTACCCGCACTACGGAAATCGTGCTAACAAAAACTGGAAAGTAGACGAGAAACCAAAATGAAATTGCTGAAAAAGGTAGGGCTCGATCGCCGAGCGAGCCGTTGTGTTAGGAATGGGTCGCGAACAAGTTTGCTCCTACATTCAAAAAAAGAGGCAATGGTGGTGACACCATGGATCAAGGGAGAAATCGCGTTATCGGGGAATCGATTCCATGGTCTTACGACCATGG
This genomic stretch from Opitutia bacterium ISCC 52 harbors:
- a CDS encoding sulfatase — encoded protein: MKRFCVTVVLLIWIQNLGFSERPNILFCISDDQSWAHTGANGDPVIKTPAFDRVANEGLRFTNSFCDAPTCGPSRSAILTGQAIWRLEEAGNIHSTLPAKFATYTEELQKVGYKTGFTGKGWSPGRLEAGGRTENPAGKEYTARTLEAPFRFMRNNDYAANFEDFLGEVEEGEAFCFWLGTSEPHRGFENGAGIKTGKDPSKVRVPAIFPDNDIVRSDILDYLVEIEHFDSMVERAIASLERRGLLDNTIVVVTSDHGMPFPRAKASLYDWGSKVPLAIRWPEGIEVNGRVVDSFVNLSDLAPTFLEAVGVEVPGMMSANSLMDVFANREVHNRDAAYIAMERHDGCRAGGKGYPCRAVRTKDFMYIHNFEPTRWPSGSPDASVCARALPYGEIDSSPTKTYMMDNRSTHGVAHLAELSFGMRPAEELYDLKNDPEQLVNLAGNQEYNAVQNELRRKLFNHLSVTQDPRVVGGKVDWDYYPYYGAMRNKNWKVAERPE
- a CDS encoding sulfatase, with the translated sequence MKIPRALNLNNDGIARTRLPYLLIASLVGLLRPRSAILSCFILLSLASSLSPLTAESRPNILFCISDDQSWAHMGANGDPIVQTPAFDRVSDEGLRFINSYCDAPTCGPSRSAIVTGQHIWRLEEAANIWSTLQAKFATYTEELQKAGYKVGSTGKAWAPGRLEPGGRTENPAGKPYNTRTLKAPYGAMRNTDYAGNFEGFLSEVGQSQPFCFWLGTSEPHRPYENGAGIKSGKDPSQVIVPAIFPDNDIVRSDILDYYVEIEHFDSMVARAIATLDERGQLDNTIVVITSDHGMPFPRGKATLYDDGSRVPLAIRWADGIKNAGRVIDSPVNLSDLAPTFLEAAGVNVPDMMTGRSMMDLFDDNPTIDRAAAFIAFERHSGARAGGKGYPSRAIRTKDYMYIYNFEPDRWPSGSPDPEMCNRLIPFGEYDNSPTKTFMVENRYKHGVAHLAELAFGKHPAEEFYIIKDDPHQMNNLAGNLKHLATQNSLRRQLFDYLEKTEDPRVVGGTVDWDYYPHYGNRANKNWKVDEKPK